In Lentimicrobium sp. L6, the sequence TTCGAATATTATAAGCAGTATAAGTCTATTGACGATATCCCAGCTGCCGAGCGTTTAAAGTTAGAGCAGCAGGTTTTCAAGCAACCTTTGGAAGAGATTTGGCAATCTTGCATCGATTTCTTTGAGAAAAGAGACCCAGAGCAAATACAAAGAGCCAAGGACAACCCACATCGTAAGATGGCGCTTATCTTCCGTTGGTATTTAGGCTTGTCCTCCAATTGGGCCAATGCCAATACCCCGGGTCGAGAGTTGGATTATCAAATATGGTGCGGCCCAGCCATGGGCGCCTTTAACGATTGGGTAAAAGGTACTTATTTAGAGTCTTACCAAAACCGAAAGGCAGCAGATGTGGCCATGCAAATATTACAAGGAGCGGCTTATCTTTATCGTATACAAAGCCTGAAATTACAGGGTATCAGCTTTCCTTTGGAAATGAAAATTGTGATTCCCAATGAGGCTATTGCTTACCCTATTATCGATAATGGGGAATTTGGGGATACTAGTGCGCAGAATAATTAGTAAGGAAAAGGTATTTTTTTGTCCGCTAATTTTCGCAGATTAACACGGATTGAAAAGCAATGTTCTTAAAACAGAACATTGCTTTTTTTAAAATATTCGAGCAAGCCTTGTGTTGTTTATGGCTTTTGGTCTGTCGTTTAATCTCTATCTTCAATTAATTGTTTTAATTCTTCTTTACTTGGCAATACTGTCTGATATTTACTAGCAAATATTTGTTGATTGTCTTTTGGCAGGGTAATCTGCACCAATGTTTCGTTTTTTTGTTTGCAAAGTACGATTCCAATAGTCGGATTTTCTTCGTTTGTTTTTACAAATTCATCGTAATAATTAACATACATCTGCATCTGTCCTAAATCCTGATGTTTTAGTTTTCCAATCTTTAAGTCAATAACGACAAAACATTGTAACAAGCGATTATAGAATACCAAGTCAACATAGAAATTTTCATCTTCCACCGTTATTCTTTGCTGCCTGCCAACAAATAAGAATCCTTTGCCCAGTTATTTCAGGAAGTGTTCCAGTTTATTGATTATGGCTGTTTCTAAATCGGATTCGCTATACTCATTATGCTCCTTTAGCCCTAAAAAATCGAGGACATAAGGTTCTTTGATTGTGTCAATTGGTTTTGTAATAACTTGACCTTTTGTACTGAGTTCTTTAACTCCCTTCTTATCCCTGCTTAATACCAACCTTTCGTATAGGGATGATTCGTATTGCCTCTCAAATTCTCGAACAGACCAATTGTTATTTGAAGCTTCAATTTCATAAAATTTACGTTCCTCGATATTGTCAATTTTAATGAGCTGCAAATAATGTGACCAGCTTAATTTAAAAGGGCTTACAGATTT encodes:
- a CDS encoding PDDEXK nuclease domain-containing protein, whose product is MGKGFLFVGRQQRITVEDENFYVDLVFYNRLLQCFVVIDLKIGKLKHQDLGQMQMYVNYYDEFVKTNEENPTIGIVLCKQKNETLVQITLPKDNQQIFASKYQTVLPSKEELKQLIEDRD